The DNA sequence GCGCACGGCGGAAGGCGGGGCGGAACATGTTAAAGCCATCAATTCAGATAATCTGATTGAAGCGCTGGCGCAGTTTCGTGCTGCCGGTTACACCATTGTGACTACGTCCAGCCATAAAGGAACGTCTTTATCTCAAGCTGACTTACCGGCCAAAACGGTGATAGTGCTTGGTCAGGAAGGGGATGGCTTGTCAGATAGCGCCTGGCAACAGGGCGATATGAAGATCTCGATTGACGGCACCGGCAAGGTGGAAAGCCTGAACATTTCGGTTGCGACCGGTATTCTGCTGGCGCAGTGGTGGCGACAGAATCACGATTAAGTGTGAATGTCTGCATCAAAAAATAAGGTGGCATAAGCCTAATACCGATCAGTTAAGACAAAAATGATCGGTTGAACAGAGCCTCTCCATAATTCTGTGTAATTGTCACCGCATCAAAGGTGATCGCTCAGGCGATCACCGAACTCGATAATAAAATGGCTCATTGCCAGCCGCCAATTCTGGATCGGCATACTTTATTTTGTCGAGGCCGACTATATTGTCAGATAAATCACTTTACGTACCGAATCATCTATCGGGAACACCTTACGTTTCTTTATCGCCTGGCGAATCACACTGTTCAGCAACTCGATGGATTGTATTGGTGGTGTAGATAGCCTTGCGGATATCCGGCGGGTAGCCAAAGAACGTAATGCTCGCGAACGTGTCCAGCGTCATCAGCGCTGCTTCCTAGGTTGTGGCCTGATACACGGCTTTCAGCACGCTGGTGACGCCCTTGTAATCCTTCCACGAAACATATTTCAGGCTGTTGTACACCATGTGGATGATGAACTGCTGGATATGTGTCTGTGGATAGACGCTGTTGATAGTCTCCGGGAAGCCCTTCAATCCGTCCATGCAGGCAATCAGGATGTCCTGAAGTCCCCGATTTTAAGCTTCGTCAGTACAGTTAGCCAGAACTTCGCACCTTCGTTTTCGGCCAGCCACATACCCAGCAGCGCTTTCTGGCCTTCGGTGTTAATACCCAGAGCGAGGAACACCGCTTTGTTGATGATGTTGCCGCCATGACGGACTTTTACCACGATACAATCAAGATAAACAATGGGATACAGTGAGTCTAACGGACGGTTTTGCCATTCTGTCACCTGCTTTTAACCACATCGGTGACTTTAGATATCAGCGTGGGCGACACATCGGCATCGTACATTTCTTTGAATGTAGCAACGATTTCCCGCGTGGTCATGCCTTTGGCGTACAGGGATAAAATCTGGCTACCCATCTGCGTGATGCGGGTCTGATGTTTCTTTATCCGTTGCGGTTCGAAGGTGTTTTCACGGTCACGTGGTGTGCTCAGTTCAATTTCACCATCGTCGCATAACATGGTTTTAGACGAGTAACCATTTCGGGTATTAGAGCCTGATTTCGGGGCATTTTTCTCGTACCCGAGATACTCGATCAGTTCTGCATTGAGCGCGGTTTCTATGGTTAACTTCGGCAGCATGCGGCAAAACGTATTGAAGTTGGCTTCGTTTTTAAGATCTTTAGCCAGTTCAGCAGCTAGTGCTTTGAGTTTCTGTTCGCCCATCATTTGCCTGTCTCCGTTGTTGGAGTGAACATATCAAAAATAGGCAATTACATAATTTTAATTACAGTCTCGTAAGGCCACCTTATTATCAACCTAGCGGGCGCAGCCCCTTGGCTGGCAAAGCACATCAAGGGGTCGCTGTAGTTTCTTATTGATTTATATTTTCATGTCGTAGGCATAATCAGACAAGAAATGCTTTTATTGGCGGATTGACCTGCGATCTATGTGGGGTTTGCTCTGTTTCTATAGCAGTGCTGCTTGTGCAAGTAAATTCGCTATCACCACCAACGCTTGCCGGGTTACACCGCGTCGTCCATGTTGAGTCTGCTTATTATTGAGCTGACGTATCACCTCCGGCTTTTCTATCATGTTCTCAACCAATTCCAGCGGGGTCATTCCTTTTGCATCTCGTAGCCATACAAGGCCTGGGGCGAGCTGTAACAAGCGTTTGACCGCATGTAAATTGGCAGACCAGCCTGCGGTATGCAGTGGTGAACGCCCATCATCGGTAACATGGTCGAGGCGACAGGGGTTATCAAGGAGTGCATCGACACAACTATCGACCCCTGATTTGATAGCCGAATGTAGCGCAGTCATGCCTTTATTACTTTGTATTTCTGGATTGGCTCCTGCTTCCAGCATGAGGGCGACCAGCCTGGTATTTCCTTCTTCTGCTATCAGCATCAACGGGGTTTGCCCTTTAATATCAGGGATGTTGAGTTGCTTAGGGCTCTCCTTGGCCAGTTGCCCAATAAATACTCGCCAATTCTCCAGCATGGCTTCGAACCGGTCTATTTCGCTTTGCTGCTCGCGCGAAACCCTTTCCTTCATCATGGGGATATTCTGCACAAACTGAGAATGTATTTTGATAAGCATCATCAAGACCGAATTCCCGTCTACATCTGGTAGGTTAGATTTTAGTAATGGACGATTGGCTTTGATCCACTGTTGCAAACCGAGGTGATCGCCAGCCTGAAACAGGGGCCATAGCTGTTTAAACAACTGCGCTATCGTACTTTTCACACGCGGTACTTCAGCCTTAATGCCGGGGTAGGGTTTGTACAGGTCATGCCAAAAGTAATTTGATGCCCAGCGTGCGGTTTCCTCGATAGAGGGTATTACATCGCACTTGGCCATCATTCCTGCGTTCATCATCGCCCGATAGTATGTTTCATGGTTATTAGGAATTAATTTCTGGTTGGCAAGCTCTACGGCCAGAATATCCCGTGCAATTTCACCCCGCAAAGGGCCATAATTCCGCACCATAGTTGCATTCATCGCCTCTCTGAACAGCCTGGCCGCACCGTCAAAATCATTACTGGCCAACAGGTGCTTGGCTTTGTATTGCAAAAGAGGCGCTTGCCATAACGCATAACCTGAGTTGCTCTGTGCTTCATTGAGTAAAGCGTTAACTCTGGCCATCGTGTCTTTTGGCCTTTGTTTGTTCTCACCATTCAGATAACTGTCAATTTCCCACAAAATAGCCTGAACCATTTCAGAGGGAGTCGTCGCCAGTTCCCGTAAACGTTTGATGGCTGCTTCTCTGGCAGGCAGGCTAAGGGTTGAACGCTGCACGACCTTATTGACGACCGAATACCGATGCTCAGTTTGCAAGATGCGCCAGGGGGATGAAGTGCTCATCCTATCAATCAGAAAGCCGATGGCTTTTATCTCGTCAACCTCGGTTTTGGTGCGCTCCATTTCTCTTTGAAGAATAGAAGCAGTGGACGTCTCATCGACTCCCCAGTGATCTTCAAGCATCGCTTCAGGTTCTAGACGGCAGAAGTGATCGGTCAGTAACTCCGCCAGTACATGGTTTGCAATTTCACGACGAGAAGGAAGGATTGAAAGGAAGACGTCAAGGTTCCCCAATGCTGGCAGATGTGCCTCAAACCAGGCATTTTCAGCGTTTTCCCCCTGTTCTGCACAGTTTCGCCATGCAGCGATCGTCAAGTTGTAAACAGACTTATAGAGGGCGCACAGTTGCAGTAATTTGTTTTGCTGAGGGTCTGCACTCAGCCGGTCAACCCCGGGGCAGAGAAACTTGAGTAGACGGACATAACCATCCTGTACCATCCGGGCGAGTAACAAGCGCTGGCGGATAGTTTTGGCTTGCGGTGGCGCATAACGAGCTGCGATGTGCTTGACGAAGGTCATCTGCTCGTCCTCATCTGCCTGCCCGGCCAAAATGGCCTCTATCCTTCCGGGGTGAGTCATTGGGATTTCCAGTCGCAATTTATCAGCAGTCAGTCCCTTCTTTTCGACAAAATCCCGAACTTTGAGGAACTGCTCAGAAGGTGGAGAATTGTGGCAGAGCGATATTGCTCCGTCAAAACGCAGGTTTGCCTCGTCAGAGAAGTGCTTGTTGATGGTTTCAGGGCGAATGGTGGTTCCACTACGCCAGTAATATAAGGAGCGACGCAGACTGTCATCGCTGTTCACTCTTGCTTCACTTTGCTGATCCGCAAACGTCTCTAGCGGCATACCCAGCAGATCCAACAACCAATCTATAACCTGAGTTACCGGCATAGACACGCATGTCTTGCCATCCATTTCGCAAGGCTCCGGCAAATACCAGAAATGCCCACCCGGCATGCCTGTATCAAGCACTTCTTCAAGGCTCCAGAAGCCGACACGGCGTGCCAGGCTTGGCACGTAGAAATGTGTCAGCATCATCCAGAGAATCTGGCGTTGGTCGGCGGCGAAGGTCCATGTGTTCTGCTGGAGGTACTTGTGGGCGTTCGCAAATTCCATCAGGTTGTTAATGGCATCTTTCTGCGCCAGTGGATCCAGATTCAGCGCGTCTAAAATGTCGTGAAGGATTTCTTTACCCATTTCCTCATAAGCTTTAAGGCTCATCTGTCCGGTCGCGAATTTAGTTTTCCTGGTTGTCTGATAACCCCGACAGCCAAGGCTTTGATGAATTTCCAGCAAGAGTGCTTCGGTTCGTGGCAAGGTGCTCATGTTGTGCTTATCCCCATAGTGGTTTGATATCACGGTTATTCTGGCTATATCGAGTAATTGAGTCTCTGAAAACGCTCGTATCCCCCCGCTGTCCGACTGTAAAGGAGGCGTGTCGTCGGGTTCATAGTGACCTGAGCGAAATCGATGAAGCCTGCGGTAAAAATCGTGTAGGTCGCATCATGCAACTGAACCGGATCAAAACGCTACGTGGCCGATAAGTGTGAAATGTATTGATCACTTCCTCGGCATAAAATGCTGACCTGTAGTGGTCTAATAAACCTGATTTCCCTTTTCTGGAAAGGATCCCGTGTCTCTTCCAGCACTAAAATTGCGCACGATACCCCCTTATCCCCCAGCCCTTGGCTTCGTAGGGATGTTCGTGAACCGCAACGGCATACACTGTACTGTCTAATAGTGGGTGAATTTGCCCTGTTTAAGAGCACCGTTACGCCACTGTCGTGGCGGATGTACACAGAGCAGATGCTGTGGGTGGGTGAAGGCCGTAGCAGAGACGCTTTCCGCCCTTTCTTCATATGGGGTGCTGGGCGTTCGCTATAGCGTGCTATCCACCGCTATCTGCGTCAGCTCGTTCCAGTGAGACAGGGGCGTTTTCTCAAACCACAGACGCTGAGTTTTCTCAAACATTAACCGGACGGCGTCTTCACCGAGTTGCTAGCGAGCTTGAACAACAGCACTGGGCGCGACAAAGGGTCGCTTCCCCGGCAGCAGAATATCCAGATGAGACACGAGCTGGTTCATTGAATGGGAACGAAAAAGTGACATTCCCATCACTGCCCAGACCATCATTTCCATAGAAAGTCGACGTTTACGTAATGTGACCACGCCGGTATCGGCAAGGCACTCATCAATAAGTTCAGGAGACAAGAGGTCTGAAAGGGCAGCGAACTCCTGAGGAGTAAATTGGTGAATGGTGTCCAAAGCCTGGCTGAGAAGCATAAAAAATCCGTAATCCTTGAGAGATTACGGATTCTTGCAGAGCTGCCGGATCGTTCAACCGATCATTTTTGTCTTAACTGATCGGCATTAGGCGTATGCCATCTTATTTTTTTGTCAGCGTTGACTCACCTTAACCCCGGCAAATACTCAGTGTGCGCCACCGGCAGAATGGCTGCCAAAAGGTGGTTTGGCAAACCAGACCAACACGATAAGCACCACAAAAACTCCGGCAGAGAGCCAGAATATCTCATTTGCGCCAATAATCAGCCCCTGTGCCGTTACCTGCTGCGCCAGATAGCCGGACACCTGTTGCTGGCTCATCCCCATCGCTTCAAGTTGCTGATAGGTTTGCTGGGCTGCCGGATTATACGGGTTGATAACCTCGCTTAAATGCTCATGATGCAGCGCCTCTCGCCTTTCCCATAGCGTGGTGGTGATTGATGTCCCAATCGAACCGGCTAATGTTCGGGCGAAATTAAACAAGCTTGACGCTGCGGCCATGCGCTCAGGCGGCAGGCCGGAGAGGGTAATGGTGGTCAGCGGCATAAAGAAGCAGGCGACAGCAAATCCCTGAACGAATTGCGGCCAGGCCGATGCGCCGAAATGCATTGCCGGTTCAAAGGTATACGCGCGCCAGTAGAAACAGACGGCATACATGATAAAGCTGAATGTCACCAGACGGCGCATATCCAGTTTATGCATGAATTTGCCGATGATGGGCGAGAGGATTACCGGCATCAGGCCGACGGGAGCGGAGGCGAGGCCCGCCCAGGTCGCGGTGTAGCCAAACACCACCTGAAGCAACTGCGGCAACAAGACTATCGCGCCAAAGTAGAGCATGAACGCGAGACTGGTACAAAGGCAGCCAATGGTGAAATTGCGCAGCTTAAACAGCGACAAATCCACCACCGGGTGGTCATCCGTCAACTCCCACACCACCAGCACCGACAGCGACACCACCGCCACGGCAGCCAGCACCGTGATTTCGGTGGAGTTGAACCAGTCCAGCTCTTTGCCCCTATCCAGCATCATTTGCAGGCTGCCGATACCGGCGGCCAGCAACACCAGTCCCATGCTATCAATCGGGCGGATTTCGGTTTTCGTTTCGCGCCCTCGCAAGGTTTGCAGCGTGACCAACACCACCAGAATGCCGAGCGGCACGTTGATGAAGAAAATCCATCCCCAGTGATAGTTGTCGCTGATAAAACCACCCAGGATCGGGCCGAAAATCGGCGCGACAACCACTGTCATTGACCAGAGCGCCAGCGCGATGCCGCGTTTGGCGGGCGGATAGTTGTTGAGCAGTAAACTTTGCGACAACGGGATGATGGGCCCGGCGACCAGCCCTTGCAGCATCCTTGAGACGATAAGCATTTCCAGGCTGGTAGACATACCGCACAGCCAGGAGGTGAGGGTAAAAAGCGCCGTAGCCCAGACAAACAGCCGTATCTCGCCAAAACGCTTCGCCAGCCAGCCAGTTATCGGAATGGAAATGGCATTCGCGACGCCAAATGAGGTGATGACCCAGGTGCCCTGTGAGTTGGAGGCCCCCAGATTCCCGGCAATTGTGGGGATTGCCACGTTAGCGATGGTGGAGTCTAGCACCTGCATAAACGTGGCCAACGATAGCGCGATGGTCATCAGCGCCAGCGTCATGCCTTCGAGCGGTTTTCTTATCACACAGCTCTCCCTGGCATTCAGCCCGCATTGTCACTGATGATGTTGCTAATCAACCGATCAACCGGCGTCATATCCAGCTCCAGCGCGTCGCTTTGATAAGCAGGCGCATTGCGCGGGGTATCGGCCAGCACTTTGCCTTCACGGTTGGCGGTATCAACCTTAACCAGCATTGATAAGCCGATACGCAGCGGGTTATCAGCCAATTGTCGCGCATCAAGCTCAATGCGCACCGGCAGGCGCTGTACCACCTTAATCCAGTTGCCCGTGGCGTTTTGTGCCGGAAGCAGAGAGAACGCACTGCCGGTTCCCATGTCGAGCCCGACCACTTTGCCTTTATACACGACGGTGTCGCCATATAAATCGCTGGTGACGCTGACAGGTTGGCCGATACGCATATTCGCTAACTGGGTTTCTTTAAAATTGGCGTCCACCCACAACGGGGCAGCGGGCACCACCGCCATCAGTGCGGAAGTGCTGCCAATTCTGGCACCCACCTGCACGCTGCGACGTGAGACATAACCATCGACCGGGCTGACGATATGCGTGCGTTTGAGCGCCAGCCAGGCATTACGTAAATCCGTTGCCGCCTGAGCGATAGCCGGTTGTTGTTCCAGCGGCGTGTTTAACACTAACGCCTGTGTTGCGGCGTATTGCTGTTTGGCGGCCTCCAGCGAGGCTCTGGCGCTGGCAACCTGATCGCGGGCGTGTTGCAGGTCTTCACGGCCTATCGCATTGGCACGGCCCAGC is a window from the Dickeya lacustris genome containing:
- a CDS encoding ankyrin repeat domain-containing protein, whose translation is MSTLPRTEALLLEIHQSLGCRGYQTTRKTKFATGQMSLKAYEEMGKEILHDILDALNLDPLAQKDAINNLMEFANAHKYLQQNTWTFAADQRQILWMMLTHFYVPSLARRVGFWSLEEVLDTGMPGGHFWYLPEPCEMDGKTCVSMPVTQVIDWLLDLLGMPLETFADQQSEARVNSDDSLRRSLYYWRSGTTIRPETINKHFSDEANLRFDGAISLCHNSPPSEQFLKVRDFVEKKGLTADKLRLEIPMTHPGRIEAILAGQADEDEQMTFVKHIAARYAPPQAKTIRQRLLLARMVQDGYVRLLKFLCPGVDRLSADPQQNKLLQLCALYKSVYNLTIAAWRNCAEQGENAENAWFEAHLPALGNLDVFLSILPSRREIANHVLAELLTDHFCRLEPEAMLEDHWGVDETSTASILQREMERTKTEVDEIKAIGFLIDRMSTSSPWRILQTEHRYSVVNKVVQRSTLSLPAREAAIKRLRELATTPSEMVQAILWEIDSYLNGENKQRPKDTMARVNALLNEAQSNSGYALWQAPLLQYKAKHLLASNDFDGAARLFREAMNATMVRNYGPLRGEIARDILAVELANQKLIPNNHETYYRAMMNAGMMAKCDVIPSIEETARWASNYFWHDLYKPYPGIKAEVPRVKSTIAQLFKQLWPLFQAGDHLGLQQWIKANRPLLKSNLPDVDGNSVLMMLIKIHSQFVQNIPMMKERVSREQQSEIDRFEAMLENWRVFIGQLAKESPKQLNIPDIKGQTPLMLIAEEGNTRLVALMLEAGANPEIQSNKGMTALHSAIKSGVDSCVDALLDNPCRLDHVTDDGRSPLHTAGWSANLHAVKRLLQLAPGLVWLRDAKGMTPLELVENMIEKPEVIRQLNNKQTQHGRRGVTRQALVVIANLLAQAALL
- the emrB gene encoding multidrug efflux MFS transporter permease subunit EmrB codes for the protein MIRKPLEGMTLALMTIALSLATFMQVLDSTIANVAIPTIAGNLGASNSQGTWVITSFGVANAISIPITGWLAKRFGEIRLFVWATALFTLTSWLCGMSTSLEMLIVSRMLQGLVAGPIIPLSQSLLLNNYPPAKRGIALALWSMTVVVAPIFGPILGGFISDNYHWGWIFFINVPLGILVVLVTLQTLRGRETKTEIRPIDSMGLVLLAAGIGSLQMMLDRGKELDWFNSTEITVLAAVAVVSLSVLVVWELTDDHPVVDLSLFKLRNFTIGCLCTSLAFMLYFGAIVLLPQLLQVVFGYTATWAGLASAPVGLMPVILSPIIGKFMHKLDMRRLVTFSFIMYAVCFYWRAYTFEPAMHFGASAWPQFVQGFAVACFFMPLTTITLSGLPPERMAAASSLFNFARTLAGSIGTSITTTLWERREALHHEHLSEVINPYNPAAQQTYQQLEAMGMSQQQVSGYLAQQVTAQGLIIGANEIFWLSAGVFVVLIVLVWFAKPPFGSHSAGGAH
- the emrA gene encoding multidrug efflux MFS transporter periplasmic adaptor subunit EmrA, with translation MSANVESQTPSATPTKAKKSRKGMLTLLMIVFIFIGCIWFAYWYLVLQHHQETDDAYVAGNQVQIMSQVSGSVIRVNVDNTDVVKKGDVLVELDPTDAEQAFARAQTTLANSVRQVHQQMINVRQYKANIELQQIALDKAVNDLNRREVLGRANAIGREDLQHARDQVASARASLEAAKQQYAATQALVLNTPLEQQPAIAQAATDLRNAWLALKRTHIVSPVDGYVSRRSVQVGARIGSTSALMAVVPAAPLWVDANFKETQLANMRIGQPVSVTSDLYGDTVVYKGKVVGLDMGTGSAFSLLPAQNATGNWIKVVQRLPVRIELDARQLADNPLRIGLSMLVKVDTANREGKVLADTPRNAPAYQSDALELDMTPVDRLISNIISDNAG